One Setaria italica strain Yugu1 chromosome II, Setaria_italica_v2.0, whole genome shotgun sequence DNA segment encodes these proteins:
- the LOC101768619 gene encoding uncharacterized protein LOC101768619: protein MNPLLVDYVRWHDGTRWTHGNFVARRKRSGCLSFLPAPRTLFFFELMHSPEFTGVVTCTPLDEPVTEGYSILGFPIWWGTRRNGSLDIICKTCYRHFKSPDCLTSETLACGHKNAERVCEMCDCRSCVLHPFPDQENVRMPIADTFIATNLRTSVDRMHT from the exons ATGAACCCGCTCCTGGTTGACTATGTCAGGTGGCACGATGGCACTCGTTGGACTCATGGCAACTTTGTGGCCCGTCGCAAGCGCTCTGGCTGCCTCTCCTTTCTGCCTGCTCCACGAactctcttcttttttgagctcATGCATAGCCCTGAATTCACAGGAGTCGTTACATGCACCCCCTTAG ATGAACCAGTTACTGAAGGCTATAGTATCCTGGGTTTTCCTATTTGGTGGGGTACTCGTCGTAATGGCAGCT TGGATATCATTTGCAAGACCTGCTATCGTCACTTTAAATCTCCGGATTGTTTGACGAGCGAAACACTTGCATGTGGGCACAAGAATGCGGAAAGAGTTTGCGAGATGTGCGATTGCCGCTCCTGCGTGCTTCATCCATTCCCGGATCAGGAGAATGTGCGTATGCCTATCGCGGATACCTTCATCGCAACTAATTTGAGGACCAGTGTGGATAGAATGCATACCTGA